One window from the genome of Mustela lutreola isolate mMusLut2 chromosome 11, mMusLut2.pri, whole genome shotgun sequence encodes:
- the HVCN1 gene encoding voltage-gated hydrogen channel 1 isoform X6: protein METDSRTVPGMKCEQCWGTPGGEGHCRWARKVRSPPEQGGSASRQEGTLLWRGDLLPPFRSGRACRLRGWPCLQDILPTLQPLHGTYSAGDKQSHSEPPLRKPDRGATGHQAQPPRVRMVGRGVDPPPLHPAGGRKWFPPPTPSLWLAWDRILVIRDWLPRAGPLSICRSAGGPATPGPTEREGAGEGGEPETNRETDRPGQEPRPVAAQGGDAESRAKPLALGHLAEAGRARTYTQIQRGQENGYLG from the exons ATGGAAACTGATTCCAGGACAGTGCCAGGAATGAAGTGCGAGCAGTGCTGGGGCACCCCGGGAGGAGAGGGACATTGCCGCTGGGCCCGGAAGGTAAGGAGTCCACCTGAGCAAGGGGGCTCAGCCTCCAGGCAGGAAGGCACCCTCCTCTGGCGCGGAGACCTCCTGCCCCCATTCAGGAGTGGCCGGGCCTGCCGGCTTCGAGGTTGGCCATGCCTTCAGGACATTCTGCCCACTCTCCAACCTCTGCATGGCACATACAGTGCAGGGGACAAGCAAAGCCACTCAGAGCCACCCCTAAGGAAACCGGACAGGGGTGCCACCGGACATCAGGCCCAGCCTCCCCGAGTGCgtatggtggggaggggagtggaccCGCCCCCACTCCATCCCGCCGGAGGAAGGAAGTggttccctcctcccaccccttccctctggctAGCCTGGGACCGGATTCTCGTGATTCGCGATTGGCTCCCACGGGCGGGACCTTTGTCCATCTGCAGGAGCGCAGGAGGCCCCGCCACGCCCGGGCCTACGgagcgggagggggcgggggaggggggcgagCCGGAGACCAACAGGGAGACAGACCGGCCAGGGCAAGAGCCCCGGCCCGTGGCGGCGCAGG GTGGAGACGCCGAATCTCGGGCCAAGCCACTTGCCTTGGGTCACCTGGCCGAAGCAGGCAGAGCCAGAACCTACACCCAG atCCAGAGAGGACAGGAAAATGGCTACCTGGGATGA